A region of Nitrospirota bacterium DNA encodes the following proteins:
- a CDS encoding RNA polymerase sigma factor, which produces MTDSSEETDVRLMGLIRKGDAKAFELLVARHQRSVYNLALRFLNDSDEAEDVTQDAFIRIYKAAATYTPEAKFTTWLYTIVRNLCFNVLRVRRQAVIVSVDDESLPELPAKNEDPVERISREQLREKVTHAVSRLPDNMRLAVILSKYHGLSYDEIAGIMGCSVNAIKLRVHRAKSVLAEELSALRDETRSS; this is translated from the coding sequence TTGACTGACAGCAGTGAAGAGACCGATGTCCGCCTCATGGGGCTGATCAGGAAGGGCGACGCAAAGGCCTTTGAACTCCTTGTTGCCCGGCATCAGCGCTCTGTTTATAACCTTGCCCTGCGTTTTCTGAATGATTCTGATGAGGCTGAGGACGTGACCCAGGATGCCTTTATCCGCATCTATAAGGCAGCAGCAACCTATACCCCTGAAGCAAAGTTCACCACCTGGCTCTATACCATTGTCAGAAATCTCTGCTTCAATGTCCTCAGGGTCAGAAGACAGGCGGTTATCGTTTCTGTTGATGACGAGTCGCTGCCGGAGTTGCCTGCAAAGAACGAGGATCCTGTGGAGCGTATCAGCAGGGAACAGCTTAGGGAAAAGGTGACGCATGCCGTGAGCAGGCTTCCTGATAATATGCGTCTTGCCGTGATCCTGAGCAAGTATCACGGCCTCTCGTATGACGAGATTGCGGGCATCATGGGCTGCTCTGTCAATGCCATCAAGTTAAGGGTCCACAGGGCAAAATCTGTTCTTGCGGAAGAGCTTTCAGCTTTAAGAGATGAAACCAGGAGCAGTTA
- a CDS encoding phosphoribosylglycinamide formyltransferase, whose product MELLNIGVLASGRGSNFQSIIDAIESGGLKARIVLLITDNPNAFAIERARKHGIELLIMVPQQYGTRNNYYTAVARELRIREVGLVVLAGFMRIIGRPLIEAYRERIMNIHPALLPSFPGLHGQKQAQDYGVRISGCTVHFVDEGMDTGPVIIQAAVPVAFEDTEDSLSERILRLEHKIFPEAIRLFSEGRLEVIGRKVKIAGAAPDKSFLVFPPLD is encoded by the coding sequence ATGGAACTGCTGAATATCGGCGTTCTCGCATCAGGAAGAGGGTCGAATTTTCAGTCTATTATCGATGCCATTGAATCGGGCGGACTCAAGGCAAGGATCGTCCTGCTGATAACCGACAATCCCAATGCCTTTGCTATCGAGCGTGCCCGGAAGCACGGCATTGAACTTCTTATCATGGTGCCGCAGCAGTATGGGACGAGGAATAATTATTACACGGCTGTAGCCCGGGAACTGAGGATCAGGGAGGTCGGGCTGGTTGTGCTTGCCGGATTTATGAGGATCATCGGCAGACCGCTTATCGAGGCATACCGGGAAAGGATCATGAATATACATCCTGCACTTCTCCCGTCATTCCCCGGACTGCACGGGCAGAAGCAGGCCCAGGATTACGGCGTCAGAATATCAGGGTGCACCGTGCATTTTGTCGATGAGGGTATGGACACCGGTCCGGTTATTATTCAGGCTGCGGTCCCCGTTGCATTTGAAGACACAGAGGACTCCCTTTCTGAGCGAATACTGAGGCTGGAGCATAAGATATTCCCCGAGGCGATCAGACTCTTTTCCGAAGGCAGGCTTGAGGTCATAGGCAGAAAAGTGAAGATAGCAGGAGCTGCTCCGGATAAGAGTTTCCTCGTGTTCCCCCCGCTTGACTGA
- a CDS encoding peptidylprolyl isomerase produces the protein MIYKKIVYCLFFFFMLSTRSQATFLLDRVVAVVNQDVITWSELYRSMETDATAAVKSLPEEERTKLFKGNEALFLENLIVLRLQVQEAVNNRIKVSDDEIMATIDGIKKKYAMTDVQFQESLKTEGYTMGEYKKRLTDQILQSKIVNQQIRSKILVTDADVEKFMQENKDFRGSTGAFHIRQIFFKIPKDPAEKSGIEEKAQAVHARARQGADFAELARQHSEDATKSAGGDLGFIEKGNLAKEFSAALSAMKPGDVSKPFWSDRGLHILRLEQIAAPKTAAELKEEARMALQEMLFNEKYKVWLKSLREKSFIDVRL, from the coding sequence ATGATCTATAAAAAAATAGTGTATTGCCTGTTCTTTTTTTTCATGCTCTCGACGCGTTCGCAGGCAACATTTCTCCTTGACCGCGTTGTTGCTGTTGTAAACCAGGATGTCATTACCTGGAGTGAACTGTACCGCTCCATGGAGACTGATGCTACTGCAGCGGTGAAGAGTCTGCCCGAGGAGGAAAGAACGAAACTTTTCAAGGGAAATGAGGCCCTTTTTCTTGAGAACCTTATTGTCTTAAGGCTCCAGGTCCAGGAAGCAGTTAACAACAGAATAAAGGTCTCTGATGACGAAATAATGGCGACCATTGACGGGATAAAAAAGAAATATGCCATGACTGATGTCCAGTTTCAGGAATCACTCAAGACAGAGGGTTACACTATGGGGGAGTATAAAAAGCGGCTGACTGATCAGATCCTGCAGAGCAAGATCGTGAATCAGCAGATACGCAGCAAGATCCTCGTGACCGATGCTGATGTAGAAAAATTCATGCAGGAAAATAAGGATTTCAGAGGCAGCACAGGGGCTTTCCATATTCGCCAGATCTTTTTCAAAATACCGAAGGATCCGGCCGAAAAAAGCGGGATAGAGGAAAAGGCGCAGGCTGTCCACGCCAGGGCCAGACAGGGGGCTGACTTCGCTGAGCTGGCACGCCAGCATTCCGAGGATGCTACCAAAAGCGCAGGCGGAGATCTCGGGTTCATTGAAAAGGGAAATTTGGCAAAGGAGTTTAGTGCCGCACTGTCTGCGATGAAGCCGGGAGACGTAAGCAAACCCTTCTGGAGTGACAGAGGCCTTCATATACTCAGGCTTGAACAGATAGCTGCTCCCAAGACTGCGGCAGAACTTAAGGAAGAGGCAAGAATGGCTCTCCAGGAGATGCTCTTTAACGAGAAATACAAGGTCTGGCTCAAGTCTTTGCGCGAGAAGTCTTTTATTGATGTTCGGCTCTAA
- a CDS encoding formate--tetrahydrofolate ligase, translated as MPYDATKLADWQISEEAEKNMPSPEEWREKLGLQKDELLPMGRLAKIDFLKVFNRLKNNPDGKYIEVTAITPTPLGEGKSTTSCGLMEGLGKRGMNVGGALRQPSGGPTMNVKGTAAGGGNSLLIPMTEFSLGLTGDINDIMNAHNLAMVAMTSRMQHERNYNDEQLQRLTKMRRLDIDPTRVEMGWIMDFCAQSLRNIIIGMGGRTDGYMMQSKFGIAVGSECMAILAIANDLADLKKRLNNITVAFDKSGRPVTTGDLEVGNAMAAFMRNTINPTLMCTAEYNPCLVHAGPFANIAVGQSSIIADRVGLKMFDYHVTESGFAADIGFEKFWNVKARIGGLKPNVSVLTTTVRALKMHGGGPKVVAGKALPDEYTKENIGLVEKGCSNMVHMINVIRKSGINPVVCVNRFYTDTDAEVAAVKRAAEAAGARCAESQHWLKGGDGALELADAVIDACKEDNDFRFLYPLEMKLRDRVALIAKEVYGADGVSWLPEAEAKAKMLEDDPQYADYATMMVKTHLSLSHDPTLKGVPKGWTLPIRDILIYSGAKFLCPCAGTITLMPGTASNPAFRRIDVDTDTGKVSGLF; from the coding sequence ATGCCGTATGATGCAACAAAGTTAGCCGACTGGCAGATTTCCGAGGAAGCCGAAAAGAATATGCCTTCCCCGGAGGAGTGGCGCGAAAAACTGGGACTGCAGAAAGATGAGCTGCTGCCCATGGGACGCCTCGCAAAGATCGATTTTCTCAAGGTCTTCAATCGCCTCAAGAACAATCCCGACGGCAAGTACATAGAGGTCACTGCCATCACCCCTACCCCTCTGGGCGAGGGTAAAAGCACGACCTCATGCGGCCTGATGGAAGGTCTCGGAAAAAGGGGCATGAACGTCGGCGGCGCGCTGCGTCAGCCGTCCGGCGGACCGACCATGAACGTTAAGGGCACGGCAGCAGGCGGCGGCAATTCACTGCTGATCCCGATGACCGAATTTTCTTTAGGTCTCACCGGCGATATCAACGACATCATGAACGCCCACAACCTGGCCATGGTGGCGATGACCTCCCGCATGCAGCATGAGCGTAACTATAACGATGAGCAGCTGCAGCGGCTTACGAAAATGAGAAGGCTCGATATTGATCCTACCCGGGTGGAAATGGGATGGATCATGGACTTCTGCGCTCAAAGCCTTCGCAATATCATAATCGGCATGGGCGGCAGGACAGACGGCTATATGATGCAGTCCAAGTTCGGCATCGCCGTCGGTTCCGAGTGCATGGCCATCCTCGCGATAGCAAACGATCTCGCAGACCTGAAGAAGCGGCTGAATAATATCACGGTCGCCTTTGACAAGAGCGGCAGACCCGTTACCACGGGAGATCTTGAAGTCGGCAATGCCATGGCCGCTTTCATGCGCAATACCATAAACCCCACGCTCATGTGCACGGCAGAATACAACCCCTGTCTGGTACATGCCGGTCCTTTTGCAAACATAGCCGTTGGCCAGTCCTCGATCATTGCTGACCGCGTAGGGCTGAAGATGTTCGATTACCACGTAACAGAGTCAGGCTTTGCAGCTGACATCGGTTTTGAGAAGTTCTGGAACGTCAAGGCACGCATAGGAGGTCTCAAGCCCAATGTCTCGGTGCTCACGACCACAGTTCGCGCCCTGAAGATGCATGGCGGCGGTCCCAAGGTGGTCGCCGGCAAGGCCCTGCCGGATGAGTACACAAAGGAAAATATCGGTCTGGTCGAAAAAGGCTGCTCCAACATGGTCCATATGATCAACGTTATCCGCAAATCGGGCATCAATCCGGTTGTCTGCGTGAACCGCTTTTATACAGACACCGATGCTGAAGTTGCCGCTGTCAAGAGGGCTGCAGAGGCTGCCGGAGCCCGTTGCGCAGAGTCCCAGCACTGGCTCAAAGGCGGAGATGGCGCTCTTGAGCTTGCAGATGCGGTCATCGACGCCTGTAAGGAAGACAATGACTTCAGGTTCCTCTATCCGCTCGAAATGAAGCTGCGCGACCGCGTGGCGCTTATAGCAAAAGAGGTATACGGCGCAGACGGCGTCTCCTGGCTGCCGGAGGCTGAAGCAAAGGCCAAGATGCTTGAAGACGATCCCCAGTATGCTGACTACGCCACCATGATGGTCAAGACACACCTGAGCCTGTCACACGACCCGACGCTCAAGGGAGTTCCAAAGGGCTGGACCCTGCCGATCAGGGATATCCTGATATACTCAGGCGCCAAATTCCTCTGCCCCTGCGCCGGCACCATCACGCTGATGCCCGGAACAGCATCCAACCCCGCATTCAGGAGAATTGACGTGGATACTGACACCGGAAAGGTAAGCGGATTGTTCTAA
- a CDS encoding response regulator yields MDELPKGGSETILVAEDDETLRKLAITVLSEFGYTVILAEDGDDAVEKFKANRDAIRLVILDMLMPKKNGMEAYDVIRSLSPDIKVLFASGYAQDMIRKEDMIDAQFDFVMKPLSPIDLLKKVRDILDR; encoded by the coding sequence ATGGATGAATTGCCGAAGGGCGGCAGCGAGACGATACTCGTGGCTGAAGATGATGAAACACTCAGAAAACTTGCCATTACGGTATTGAGCGAGTTCGGTTACACGGTCATTCTTGCAGAAGACGGCGACGATGCCGTAGAGAAATTTAAGGCCAACAGAGATGCCATTCGGCTCGTGATTTTGGATATGTTAATGCCGAAAAAAAACGGCATGGAAGCCTACGATGTCATCAGATCTCTCAGTCCTGATATCAAAGTGCTGTTTGCAAGCGGATATGCGCAGGACATGATCCGGAAGGAGGACATGATTGACGCACAGTTCGACTTTGTCATGAAGCCCCTCTCTCCGATCGACCTGCTCAAAAAGGTCCGGGATATCCTCGACAGATAA
- a CDS encoding fused MFS/spermidine synthase, giving the protein MLIYAGTIFIGAFLLFQIQPMIAKMILPWFGGSAAVWITCMLFFQTWLLAGYIYAHLVVRYLKPRIQIITHAGLLCASLLLLPIVPAASWKPSGSEAPILKILGLLAVSVGLPYFLLSTTSPLLQAWYSRKYKTALPYRLFALSNLASLLGLLAYPFLIEPNITIRQQSTGWSAAYAVFVLIAIITAWISRNAAVDEVCPVSEQAAADLPECRQPSFTEKLLWVLFAACASTMLLAVTNHLTQNVTSIPFLWILPLSLYLLSFILCFDYENLYSRNAYLWIVALAVGVMSYGLVNWTARTSLTLVIISFSAGLFACCMFCHGELVKRKPHPRFLTSFYIMLSAGGALGGLIVGLAAPSLFSGYYELPASLAISAALLFIVHIRRRWFNLVGSLLVVGVMLSCAYYIYSYQQTARAMARNFYGMLRVNEYNKGEEIETRRLVHGAITHGVQFVDPEWRRDPIAYYAPVSGVGMAIEHLRKPSMRVGVIGLGAGSLAAYARTGDLFRIYEINPLVEKLAREEFTYLSDCQGSTEIILGDARLSLEQERNQQYDLLVVDAFSGDSIPAHLLTTQAIELYFRHLRPDGILALHISNAHLDLEPVVDKLGAALGKYAVLISNAEDEAEEIYSSDWVLMTSEPLTDPDIAKASARLRSNPGMRVWTDDYNNLFQILKKTQFWQ; this is encoded by the coding sequence ATGCTTATCTATGCCGGAACAATATTCATCGGCGCTTTTCTGCTCTTCCAGATACAGCCGATGATCGCAAAGATGATCCTCCCCTGGTTCGGAGGGTCTGCAGCAGTCTGGATCACCTGTATGCTCTTTTTTCAGACCTGGCTGTTGGCCGGGTACATTTATGCCCATCTGGTCGTGCGTTATCTCAAACCAAGGATCCAGATCATAACTCACGCAGGCCTGCTCTGCGCAAGCCTGCTGCTCCTGCCCATTGTGCCTGCGGCCTCCTGGAAACCCTCGGGCAGCGAAGCTCCTATTCTGAAAATACTCGGCCTGCTTGCCGTTTCCGTAGGACTCCCCTATTTTCTGCTCTCGACCACAAGCCCGCTGCTGCAGGCATGGTACAGCAGAAAGTATAAGACAGCGCTGCCCTATCGCCTCTTCGCCCTGTCAAACCTTGCATCCCTTCTCGGCCTGCTTGCCTATCCGTTTCTGATTGAGCCGAATATCACGATCCGGCAGCAATCAACCGGCTGGTCCGCGGCGTACGCAGTATTCGTGCTGATCGCGATTATCACCGCATGGATAAGCAGGAATGCAGCAGTTGATGAGGTCTGCCCGGTCAGCGAACAGGCAGCAGCGGATCTGCCGGAATGCCGGCAGCCCTCGTTCACGGAAAAATTGCTCTGGGTGCTCTTTGCAGCCTGCGCCTCGACCATGCTACTTGCGGTTACCAACCACCTGACGCAGAACGTCACATCCATCCCGTTCCTCTGGATACTGCCGTTAAGCCTTTATCTGCTCAGTTTTATCCTCTGCTTTGACTATGAGAACCTGTACAGCAGAAACGCGTATCTCTGGATCGTTGCCCTTGCAGTCGGGGTCATGTCATACGGCCTGGTCAACTGGACTGCCCGCACAAGCCTGACGCTGGTCATTATCTCTTTTTCAGCAGGCCTGTTCGCCTGCTGCATGTTCTGCCATGGGGAGCTGGTAAAGCGCAAGCCGCATCCCCGTTTTCTTACTTCGTTCTATATCATGCTGTCTGCCGGCGGAGCGCTGGGCGGCCTTATCGTCGGTCTTGCCGCACCTTCGCTCTTTTCCGGATATTATGAGCTGCCGGCCTCACTTGCGATCTCTGCAGCGCTTCTCTTTATCGTGCATATCCGGCGACGCTGGTTTAATTTAGTTGGCAGCCTTCTTGTCGTCGGGGTGATGCTGTCCTGCGCTTACTATATCTACTCCTATCAACAGACAGCCCGTGCCATGGCCAGGAATTTCTACGGCATGCTGCGTGTCAATGAATACAACAAGGGCGAAGAGATCGAGACGAGAAGACTGGTGCATGGGGCTATCACTCACGGCGTTCAGTTCGTAGACCCCGAGTGGCGGAGAGACCCGATAGCCTATTATGCCCCGGTCTCCGGCGTGGGCATGGCAATAGAGCACCTCAGGAAACCGTCTATGCGGGTCGGGGTTATCGGACTTGGCGCCGGTTCCCTCGCAGCCTATGCACGAACGGGTGACCTGTTCCGCATATACGAGATCAACCCCCTTGTCGAAAAACTCGCCCGAGAAGAGTTTACCTACCTGTCTGATTGCCAGGGCAGTACAGAGATCATTCTGGGTGATGCGCGTCTGTCCCTTGAGCAGGAGAGAAACCAGCAGTACGACCTGCTCGTGGTCGATGCCTTCTCGGGTGACTCAATCCCGGCCCATCTGCTGACTACACAGGCGATCGAGCTCTATTTCCGTCATCTCAGGCCTGACGGGATCCTTGCTCTCCACATCTCCAATGCCCATCTTGACCTTGAACCTGTTGTCGATAAACTGGGCGCTGCCCTGGGCAAATATGCAGTTTTGATAAGCAATGCAGAAGACGAGGCAGAGGAGATCTATTCTTCAGACTGGGTTTTGATGACCTCAGAGCCCCTGACAGACCCTGATATCGCAAAGGCTTCAGCCAGGCTCAGATCAAACCCCGGGATGCGCGTCTGGACAGATGACTACAATAATCTTTTTCAGATTCTGAAAAAGACCCAGTTCTGGCAATAG
- a CDS encoding 4Fe-4S binding protein: MCEFCTKHGEGKIWYKNAANYAEDLLSDLNRRNYIETFLTSAFKEGFQTLGRLETIYQKKGRLPEGVRSALIKKAEQEHFGQVLPIEEIRELVRQARTVVRMPCACRWDIEKKEVRCCYAVSYGPEPWYNAIDMSYFGTASDQGLESLSAEIALQQMEEMEEQGAIHTIWTMMTPFIGAICNCSAEGCLAMTTLSRIHVETMARAEYSARVDEALCTGCGLCDQICHFNAVDSLTVSGRSVSRIDPVKCFGCGICRKACSVDAISLVSR; this comes from the coding sequence ATGTGTGAATTCTGCACGAAGCACGGCGAAGGCAAGATCTGGTATAAGAATGCGGCGAACTATGCAGAGGATCTTCTGTCTGATCTCAACAGGCGCAATTATATCGAGACCTTTTTAACCTCTGCCTTCAAAGAAGGATTTCAGACACTCGGCAGACTTGAAACTATCTATCAGAAAAAGGGTCGTCTGCCCGAAGGGGTACGATCAGCCCTGATCAAAAAGGCAGAGCAGGAGCATTTTGGCCAGGTGCTGCCGATCGAGGAGATACGGGAACTGGTTCGGCAGGCCAGGACCGTGGTCCGCATGCCCTGTGCCTGCCGCTGGGATATTGAGAAGAAGGAAGTCCGCTGCTGCTATGCAGTCAGCTACGGCCCTGAGCCCTGGTATAACGCCATAGACATGAGCTACTTTGGCACAGCATCCGATCAGGGCCTCGAATCCCTGAGTGCGGAGATCGCACTGCAGCAGATGGAGGAGATGGAAGAGCAGGGTGCGATCCATACCATCTGGACCATGATGACCCCTTTCATCGGCGCCATCTGCAACTGTTCTGCCGAGGGCTGCCTTGCCATGACAACTCTGTCAAGGATTCATGTCGAGACCATGGCTAGGGCTGAATATTCGGCGCGGGTCGACGAAGCGCTTTGTACTGGTTGCGGACTCTGCGACCAGATCTGCCATTTTAATGCAGTGGACAGCCTCACGGTAAGCGGAAGGTCAGTCAGCCGCATTGATCCGGTAAAATGTTTTGGCTGCGGCATCTGCAGAAAAGCATGCAGCGTTGACGCCATTTCATTGGTATCGAGGTAA
- a CDS encoding M3 family oligoendopeptidase: MIKKSNKQAQSRNVVWNLKHLFLSDEDPRIDKQKKLIQDKSYAFINKWKPRRDYLKDPAVLREALDEYEIWTRNYGSDGNPGYYFWLRNQIDRNNPALKAQFNKIEEFSKKIGNDIQFFHLRIAKIPRSLQKRFLAYKGLRKYQHYLDRIFAESRYMLSEPEEKIMNLKATTSYGNWVRMTSDFLSREERRVQLEDGSYAVKPLPDISSLTKSRNRKVRDTAAKAFNDIMDKNVDIAEIEINSILANKKVDDELRGVARPDLLRHISDDMESETVDTLIQAVSERFDISRRFYELKAELMGVKVLKYHERNVEYGSIDAKYPYGKSLTLTRKVFADLDREFADIFTGFVGNGQFDVYPRKGKGGGAFCVHHLISQPTYILLNHTGKLSDVLTLAHELGHGINNELIRKKHHALNFGTPTSTAEVASTFMEDFVLKEILRRADDELRLSIMMMKLNDEVSTICRQVACYRFEQELHRSFREKGYLSKEDIGGIFQKHMAAYMGDAVEQSAGSDKWWVYWSHIRQFFYVYSYASGLLISKSLQNSVHKDRKFIEQVKEFLCAGLSDSPKNIFMRLGIDIADRRFWDKGLDEIEALLQETRELAVKLKKIRR, encoded by the coding sequence TTGATCAAGAAGAGCAATAAACAAGCACAAAGCAGGAATGTTGTCTGGAACCTGAAACATCTTTTTTTGAGCGACGAAGACCCGCGCATCGATAAACAGAAGAAACTGATCCAGGACAAGAGCTATGCATTCATCAATAAGTGGAAGCCGCGCAGGGATTACCTGAAAGATCCTGCAGTCCTCAGAGAGGCTCTTGATGAATATGAGATCTGGACGCGGAACTATGGCTCAGACGGCAATCCCGGTTACTATTTCTGGCTCAGAAATCAGATCGACAGAAATAATCCGGCACTCAAGGCCCAATTCAACAAGATCGAGGAATTCAGCAAGAAGATCGGCAATGATATCCAGTTTTTCCATCTCAGGATCGCAAAGATCCCGCGGTCCCTGCAGAAGAGATTTCTTGCCTATAAGGGTCTCCGGAAATATCAGCATTACCTTGACCGTATTTTTGCAGAGTCCCGGTACATGCTTTCCGAGCCGGAAGAGAAGATCATGAACCTCAAGGCAACGACATCCTATGGCAACTGGGTGAGGATGACGTCTGACTTTCTCTCCCGTGAGGAGCGCAGGGTCCAGCTTGAGGACGGCAGTTATGCCGTAAAACCCCTGCCTGATATCTCGAGCCTCACGAAGAGCAGGAACAGGAAGGTGCGTGACACTGCTGCCAAGGCATTCAATGACATCATGGACAAGAACGTAGATATTGCCGAGATCGAGATCAACTCTATTCTTGCCAATAAGAAGGTTGACGATGAACTGAGGGGCGTTGCCCGGCCTGATCTGCTGCGCCATATCAGCGATGATATGGAGAGTGAGACGGTTGATACCCTGATCCAGGCGGTTTCTGAGCGGTTCGATATCTCCCGGCGCTTTTATGAACTGAAGGCTGAACTCATGGGCGTAAAGGTCCTGAAATACCATGAGCGAAATGTCGAATACGGCTCGATTGATGCCAAATATCCCTACGGCAAATCCCTGACGCTTACCCGGAAGGTCTTTGCTGATCTGGACAGGGAGTTCGCTGATATTTTTACCGGGTTTGTCGGCAACGGGCAGTTCGATGTATATCCGAGAAAGGGCAAGGGCGGCGGCGCTTTTTGTGTGCATCATCTCATATCACAACCGACCTACATTCTTCTGAACCATACGGGCAAGCTTTCTGACGTGCTGACACTTGCGCATGAGCTCGGCCATGGCATCAACAATGAACTGATACGAAAGAAGCATCATGCCCTTAACTTCGGCACGCCCACATCTACTGCAGAGGTCGCCAGCACCTTTATGGAAGATTTCGTTCTGAAGGAGATACTGCGACGAGCTGATGACGAACTCAGACTGAGCATCATGATGATGAAGCTCAATGATGAGGTCTCTACCATCTGCAGGCAGGTTGCATGCTATCGGTTCGAGCAGGAGCTTCACCGCAGCTTCAGAGAGAAGGGCTATCTGTCCAAGGAAGATATCGGTGGGATATTTCAGAAGCATATGGCTGCTTATATGGGTGACGCTGTTGAACAGTCAGCGGGATCTGACAAGTGGTGGGTCTACTGGAGCCATATCCGCCAGTTCTTCTATGTCTATTCCTATGCGAGCGGACTGCTCATCTCCAAGTCTCTGCAGAACTCTGTGCATAAAGACCGGAAGTTCATTGAACAGGTGAAGGAATTCCTGTGCGCAGGCCTTTCGGACAGCCCGAAGAACATATTCATGAGGCTCGGTATTGATATCGCAGACCGCAGGTTCTGGGATAAAGGGCTTGACGAGATCGAGGCCCTTCTTCAGGAGACGAGAGAATTGGCAGTAAAACTGAAGAAGATCAGGAGATAG
- a CDS encoding M20/M25/M40 family metallo-hydrolase, whose translation MLTAMRKELLINKKRLVSTFIDLIKINSPSFEEDLLGRHLEKLFEHLDFRVTRQRYDRSFNIIARKKGSLKNVRSLLLSGHMDTIEPTEGIRYAVKGGIIRSTGETVLGADDKSAIAQILEAITALKEQNIPHGDIEVVITSAEEKGLCGAKNLDYKKIKSRHALVLDSGGPVGRIVVAAPTHVTYEMRVTGKPAHAGIEPEKGISAIRVASEIIAAVPDGRIDAVTTANIGMIRGGTATNVVPREVVINGEVRSHAPATLRAVSREIFDAARGIAKKRNARIHVKAGEEYQAFRISRKEPFLAYMDGIFLKAGIRPEHTVTGGGSDANIFNQHGIVTLNLSSGMQKVHSHDEFIQIEDLVNGAIIVAASVRDFAEFK comes from the coding sequence ATGCTTACTGCCATGAGAAAAGAACTGCTCATTAATAAGAAACGGCTGGTCAGCACTTTCATCGACCTTATTAAGATCAACTCGCCTTCTTTTGAAGAAGACCTGCTTGGCAGGCATCTTGAAAAACTGTTTGAACATCTGGACTTCAGGGTCACGAGACAGCGCTATGACCGGTCATTCAATATCATTGCTCGCAAGAAGGGATCGTTGAAGAACGTCAGATCCCTTCTTCTGAGCGGTCATATGGACACTATCGAGCCGACAGAGGGCATCAGATATGCCGTTAAGGGCGGCATCATCAGGTCAACAGGTGAGACGGTGCTCGGCGCTGATGACAAGAGTGCGATTGCCCAGATCCTCGAAGCAATAACAGCGCTGAAGGAGCAGAATATTCCCCATGGTGATATAGAGGTAGTGATAACATCTGCTGAAGAAAAGGGGCTCTGCGGGGCCAAAAATCTCGATTACAAGAAGATAAAAAGCAGACATGCCCTTGTGCTCGATTCAGGCGGCCCGGTCGGCAGGATCGTTGTGGCTGCTCCGACGCATGTTACCTATGAGATGCGTGTCACCGGCAAGCCGGCGCATGCAGGAATAGAGCCGGAGAAGGGCATCAGCGCCATACGGGTCGCTTCAGAGATCATCGCTGCCGTCCCTGACGGAAGGATCGATGCAGTGACGACTGCCAATATCGGCATGATCAGAGGCGGCACTGCTACGAATGTGGTGCCAAGAGAGGTTGTGATCAATGGTGAGGTGAGAAGTCATGCGCCTGCTACGCTGAGAGCGGTCAGCAGGGAGATCTTTGACGCGGCCAGGGGCATTGCCAAAAAGAGAAACGCCAGGATCCATGTCAAGGCAGGCGAAGAATATCAGGCCTTCAGGATCAGCAGAAAGGAACCGTTTCTTGCATACATGGACGGTATATTTCTCAAGGCAGGGATCAGGCCGGAGCATACAGTGACCGGCGGCGGATCAGATGCCAATATCTTTAACCAGCACGGCATTGTTACGCTTAATCTTTCTTCGGGTATGCAGAAGGTCCATTCGCATGATGAATTCATCCAAATCGAGGACCTTGTTAACGGGGCTATTATTGTTGCCGCTTCTGTCAGGGATTTTGCAGAGTTCAAGTAA